Part of the Cydia fagiglandana chromosome 26, ilCydFagi1.1, whole genome shotgun sequence genome, aatatctgaacaagcactctaacgccctgacaatagaggcgtgctcagatatttgtgagcaccttggccgctccgatatatctgatggcgactgtacaacgtTTCACAGTACGTacggccctttaaattttcgactgTTACGTAAGGTGCTTATTACagcacagggtgtcgtaatggaccaccatatgtattgtaaacataaaaatacgcaccttagttttatttttgaaacTAGTCTTCTTTACTTTCTTTTTCCGTTTCTTCCCTGTCTCAGTCTTCAATATTTTAATGTCCGGTTCATCTACCACTGGGTCTTCTAGTTCGGCCGGTGTTATGTCAAGGTCATCTAGAAATACAGGTTAGGTTTcgttcgtaggtttctaatagagcccgagcattgtctattgttaagtaaaaccgctcgtgccacgtgccacaaacaccggcataaaaacctgcgtactaCGGTTacttactgagtgccggcgagtcgaacactatagaaccagtctaaaatgtgtcatcgagatgcgtaacgaAGGCGCGTTATCGAGAGCGCATCTACactgtttttttagggttccgtacccaaagggtaaaacgggaccctattactaagacttcgctgtccgtccgtccgtctgtcaccaggctgtatctcacgaaccgtgatagctagacagttgaaattttcacagatgatgtatttctgttgccgctataacaacaaatactaaaaacagaataaaataaagatttaaatggggctcccatacaacaaacgtgatttttgaccaaagttaagcaacgtcgggagtggtcagtacttggatgggtgaccgtttttttttttgtttttttttgcattatggtacggaacccttcgtgcgcgagtccgactcgcacttgcccggtttttagcgttggactagcccgcgctcaggtgccaaatagaataagtatgactcttttttgcaggtaagtagcacgtgcggttttacttaacaatagacaataggattagccgggctctgttacaaagcTACTAACTATAGATAGataaaatactctttattggcacacctcagtaaaaagatacaaaagataagaacaattgattaaatgtagaggcagacaacaggcggtcttatcgctaaagagcgatctcttccagacaacctaaGTAAGGTGAATGTGGGGAAAACATATTAATTACAACTCTCGAATTTGAAGACTTActaacttatgtatttgtaagaaagggacaaaacataattgaactaaatcaggtccgtaaagttttatgaataaggtaagTCTATAGGTTGATAAGGTAAGTGTATAAGTCTATCCTAGAGGAGCTGAAGATCACCACACGGCTCTCTACAAAATGTCAAGAACGCGCACTCAGCTTCGTTGGTCATATCATGCGGTCTAAAAAGCACGACCTAGAAAGGCAGATTATCTTGGGCCAAATAGAGGGCAAGCGAgcgcgaggaaaagcacccatgagatggtctgatgttctgaagagggtggttggcggcaacatgcagtgcgtgacccatatggcctatgatcgcacactgtggagacgtagcatacatggtcgcgatcctcagcaaggatggaccgaggaagaagaagaagataggtTGATTCATAAAACCTGGTGcggattttatatgaaaattttgaTAGTTCAATAGTAAAAGTAATACCTCTATCATCGTCCCAGTCAATTTTGACCTCATCCTTAACGTATACAGTAAGCTGCAAGTCCTTCTGTATGTTGGGCTTCTCCTCCGAGTCCGGGGCAACGTTCACAGGGCTGTTGACTCTGACTAGCAGCCGCGGGGGCCGGCTTATGTCTGTCAGCAGGCATTCATACAGGTTCTGGAAGtatacatttaataaaaaaccgggcaagtgcgagtcggagtcgcgcacgaagggttccgtaccataatgcaaaaaaaaaacggaaaaaaatgcaaaaaaaaaacggtcacccatccaagtactgaccacgcccgacgttgcttaactttggtcaaaaatcacgtttgttgtatgggagccccacttaaatctttattttattctgtttttagtatttgttgttagagcggcaaaagaaatacatcatctatgaaaatttcaactgtctatctatcacggttcatgagatacagcctggtgacagacggacggacaacggacggacggacggcagTCTTAGTAGTAggctcccgttttaccctttggatacggaaccctaaaaaagacgtTTATTCAAAACGTTCgaacataggtacataacaaAAGTACACGATAATGCTTACAAAGTAATTGAAAAAGaaagatttctttatttttcactttattgcacaaataaaGAATAGaaacttaatgtacaaaaggcgaacttaatgccatgaggcattcgTTACCAGTCAGAATGGGCAAACGGTAATCTCATTATTTACCTCGTTAGTATAAGTTTGGAGGATCCTGTAAGAGTCCATCACTTGTTCCTTGAAACATACCACTTTCCGCAGCAGCGCCTCGCACTCCCAACATATGTTGGGACAAACTTGGGGCACATCACATAGCTGCAatttaaacatattattatctATGTATATCAATGCCCCATATAGCTTTTACATGACTATTAATAGTATAAAAAAGGGAATAATGAAACCCTATTTGAGATGTAAAGAGTTGGAATTTGCGAGACTTAATTTAAATACTATACAAGTAATAGGGGTATTCGTGCCGTAATACTAGCATATCTTATGCAAAAATCGTACAGGAATTTCATTTAAGGTGTCCAAGTAAAACCTCTTCATTCTCTCGTCAGTAACTTTCTGCAGGGTCCTGCCCACACACAGACACGCCATGCACAGCAATTTATCAACAACAGTGTGCTTGTTTTCCATTTTAGAAGAATTTTTCACGAGGGTGCACAAAATAGAAAGTTGCTGAATTTATATCAATTTGGCACAAAAAACGGGAATTGCATGACTTCTTAATGGATGAACACacactttatttaattatagaacattttttatGGTCATAATCATGATTTTAACTGCGTTTAAGTGATAATTTACGAAAACAGTTTCAAATCAAAAACATACAACAAAACAAATCGCCGCCATTATTAAAATAGTGCTGTGCGAAATCGAAACGTCACAATTTGTTATGAAAATCGGTTTATCGATTTGTAGAATCACGAGATGTGGACACATGAGGACATAGCTTTAAAAAGAGTATTGCCAGGATATGAACTGACAGGTGATTGACACGATGACATTTattaagttgctaacacactatcgcaccgcaccaaggtcattgtgggacgcacccataagtaagagggagaaagagatatcgctttctcccttttacttatgggtgcgtcccacaatgaccttggtgcggtgcgatagtgtgttagcaactttaaTCTGGGCcactattttaataaaattaattcatttttgtgacgctaataaataaatagcgcttatttatagatggtcaagcaaatcttgtcagtagaaaaaggcgcgaaattcaaattttctatgagacgatatcccttcgcgcctacatttttcaaatttgccgcctttttctactgacaagatctgcttgaccaagtatattaatAACGGTGACTAAAAAGGAATCATAGTTATTATAAAAATGCAGCTTAAAAATGTTACTAATATGGCAACATTGTGTAAAGCAGCCATTTTGTGGTGTCCCAGTATAGTTGCGTGGTCTTCTTAATTTTCGTCTATTTTACATGGAAGTATTACTTTTTGTTATGATTTGAAATCTAATCttgtatatttaatttgaaAAGTTTGTTTACAAACTATAACTATGTCCGTGATGGAACAAGAGGTTGAAAGCGGGTACAGAGTCGTTTGTTGTACCTGTTTGAGCACAGATCGGAATTTAATATCCATAAATGGCCTAGCTCCAGTGTATCAAATATTTCGACTGCTTATGTACGATTTTGCGGGAGACAGGGTAAGTTTTCaaaagttttaactttaacTAAGTTAAAActcttttttaatgaattacgtAAAGTAGCATACCTATATACATTATGtccatttatttatacatttagaACGGAAAGACAAAGAACGcttagcattatttttatagtatttttttaaaggggTTTTGTCATGCATATTTGTAGTTAGcatataaatattacaaattcaTGCAGCAGCAATAAACCTTTTCTGGATTATGTACACCCAGTAAGTTATAATGTGCTGGTACCATTTTATATGGAACCGTTTCATAAATGACTAATATCTTTATCAAGCGTTAATAAACTGTTGAATGTTACAGTTTGATAGCAGCCTGTCCGGAATGGAGCAGATAATCTGCTGGGAGTGCCTGGCGATGATGAAGAAGTTCATGAAGTTCAAACGGCAGGTGCACAGCGCGCAGGAGCATATCCGGGTCCTGGCGTTGAGTGGCTCGCAAGAGGtatacagaataaaataatgggCTCTGAATATACTTATAGTCTGTAGATTTGTTAGTGGACCCGAGCCGCTAATCCTTTGCCTGTTAAGTAAAAACCTGTAAAAAAAGGTGTAATTCTCTATGGTTACTGAGTGCTGCCGAGTCGAActagtctaaaatgtgtcatcgagatgcgtaacgaAGGCGTGTTTTcagagagcgcacctacactggtgtTTTGAGTGTTGGACTAGCCGGCACTGTCTATAttatcctcgtaagtccccgcgtacttgtacaagtacaaattaaggaTAGCACTTCAGACCTGACATTTTAACTACATAGATGGCGTAACTGCCTATTGTACTTACTCAAGTACAAATTTTTCATTCCCCATTTATcgggtagtttttttacaacgGCAACATTGACACGGTCATTCTCATTCTATATTCTATGGTCAATTTCGCCATGttagataggtacagtcaactgtcagtgtcacttttTCGCAAGATGGCCACACAGTCAGGTCGCTGGCCAGCACGAAGTAAGATAATCGGTTTATATTCAAGTAATCACTTGTTTTTTCTGTTGTCATAcgaatgtattattatatttaaattataaatattgtaaaataaacaatatttcaaaGAAACCTGTATATTTAAGGAGGTTTATGATTGGTCAAAATAATTTGTACTTACGGTAGTACGTTCGGTCTAACTTACAagtatttttgttattattcTAGCGTTTGATGAAAAGCAAATATCACAACTTCTCAATAACTATGACTTCAAGGACTCCgataatgaagatatgtttatatttgaaccCGACCAAGAATCAAATAGGGACTTTTCATCGTTTTCGGAATATGAAGATAGAGAAATAGAAGTTTGCAGTACGCGGACGTGTATCTAGTCATCGATTTGAAAGTGCTCGTGGTCAATGAGGTGGGCATAGCCGTGGTAGAAGCACAAGTGGACAAGGGCGCGACGTGGGCAAAGTGCAAGGGTTAGGTCTGGAGATCTAGTCCAGGTTTTGAACACCCAAATCCAACCTCCGTGGATGTAGTATGGTATTAAAATAATGAAGAGGTTTTTTAATTCACCTTTTTATAAGTAGAAGATTAGTTATGttgtaataaagtatttttttttactttagtgATGTTTAgagaaaatatataatttaattttaatattaaataaatcctttttctttttttattatactgtgtAAAAACCCAATGTACTCACAcaagtacaaaatattttcattaatttCCTTCTCATAGAGCTgctatacataataaacataccataaaaatactgaaaataagaCCTCACTTCAAAAAATCTCTAAAATCGACATCTTTGTGTTTCGGTCTGAAGCACTATTCTTGGTTTGTACTTGGTATAGTACAGCCGGCAGTTATGACTACTGCTGTCGGAAAAACACAGGACTTACGaggttattcataaaactacggcctgatttagttaaattatgttgtttcctttcttacaaatatataagtcaaaatggcagataagacaaacgattcatagctaactcagaccagtaacgcgtttatgaataataccATTATTGTATATTGCAGACCATGGACCACACCTACATGTCCCAATCCCTCTCCAGCCTGGAGGTGACCACCAAAACAGAGTACGACAGTATATTCTTCGACTACACGACCCGGGACGAGTGGCCTCAGTACATAGCCATCAGCTCAGCGCAGAATGTGAAGCACGAGCGGTATGATGTAGCGCAGGCGGTTAGGGAGAACATCAATCTGGAGATGGACGGACATATGCTGGAAGGTAATATCATACTCTCACACAGACGTATTCTCACAGGAACAGAGATTCTTAGCCACTGCAACTCGGTATTTGGAGTCGAATCTCCACACCTCCACTCCACACATAGTcacatataaaataattacttgaattttgacaaccctaaatagccgaaagggataatgccatacattagaaagggctGTCCCTTCGTCATGAATCATGATGtgtccctgaaccgctgtcaaacttcggttttgtacatagagtaatataagtaaagaaagagtggcaACACCATCGGTTTTCTTATCAAAACGCGCGTTCGTAGTCAACATCTATCGTCATGTAGCGGAATTTATCACTACTGCTAgtcgacaatagatgtcgcggcgAACGAAAGCCTGGAGGTGACCACCAAGACGGAGTACGACAGTATATTCTTCGACTACACGACCCGGGACGAGTGGCCGCAGTACATAGCCATCAGCTCAGCGCAGAATGTGAAGCACGAGCGGTATGATGTAGCGCAGGCGGTCAGGGAGAACATCAATCTGGAGATGGACGGACATATGCTGGAAGGTAATATACTCTCACACAGACATTCTCACAGAAGGAACAGAGATTCTTAGCCACTGCAACTCGGTATTTGGAGTCAATCTCCACACCCACAACTATACCGTCTGAATTTAGTATTATTAGTATGTATATAGTATAGTTGTAATACAataatttgttatgtttatttagtcaataaataaataaatgataaatatcAGCGGTAGGAAACTAGAACGGACTTTTTCAGCtctgttcggctcagcattgctccaagcaattttttttttctgccTTACTGCAATTTTGTACAGGGTGAATTTGCCAATgtccgagcaattattacggTTGGCACAATTTGACGTCCCACACAGTCGAGATAAGATAAAGAATTACGATAACTTTACGGGCGTGATTTCGTTAaatattagggttggcacaacttggcgttcctttgcgtgcacgaccacagataatgatttgaattttgacgaccctaaatagctgaaagggatagtgtcatataagTAAgtgacagcatgattcgaccctgaaccgctgtcaaacttcagttttgtaggtagtttcctttctgtatggtagtactattatttattctgtgccttaaggctgatttagatgGCGCGTACTCGCATGCGAtattagttacattgcggactgttggttacgtccaattcaaccgacggatcaaaacccgcaatggtatgaaacacatgcgagttctcgcatcatcTAAACGAGCCCTCACTCTCTTTTTCAGTGCCAGAGATAGTACTAGAGAACCCGGTGACTGGTGTAATGTCGCACATAGTGGTCGGCACCGACGACATGACGCGGATTGAGACCTACCGCATGAAAGGGGAACTCGAGGAGCTTAACATAGAGTAAGTTAATTAATGTCAGTAACGGatctaataataaataaataaataatttctttattcagaCAAATACAGTCCACATTTGTTAGTATACTTATAAACTAGGTTAATTGTacttatatatgtaaatatactacatttaggcccacttgcaccatcctactaacccaccgttaagcggttaaaccgttaacctaatgtcaaattatactggtaaccatggcaactccaggtttaactggttaaccccggattagtagaatggtgcaagtagcccttATACAGGTAttatttttaaccctttaccgcataCGAAGCCATTTATGGCGGATATAATATTCAACTAATGCGCGGGGAAAAAagcggaggtcgcgggttcaaaccccggctcgtaccaatgagtttttcggaacttgtgtacgaaatatcatttgatatttgccagtcgctttcggtgatggaaaacatcgtgaggaaaccggactaatcccaataaagcctagtttaccctctgggttggaaggtcagatggcagttgtttaaaaaaaaaaaatcttacatCAGTAAGATATCATTTATATTTGTGTTTCAGAACAATTCCGTCGGCACCGAAAATCGAAGCAGTAATTATATCAAAACCAGTCAAGCCAAAAGAGGAGAAAACAGCAGCGCAGAAGATGAAATACTTCACGGAGTTTATGAGTGAAACTGAAATGCTTGCTTCaaggtaatataataatatatctacaattatattttatgtaatatCTTACTTGTAACCTAATGTTATTAGGGtcaatcaactatttcttgttgttattctgtcccatcagccaggagacaatagtagcatagtttgttagaagaactgccgtaccatgttctacaaacatgcttagtagatgtcccattatggaaaggccttataactaccaaaaaatcaAGTTTCGTGCAATTAAATACggaataactagtattttaagagtgacccgggagaccgtaaccatggcaactagtgacaagaaaaagttgattcacccattaacaaattttatctttcatttaataataaggcttttttccttcaccgaaaagctagtggtaaatatcaattgatatttcgtacatattaagttccgaaaaactcattggtacgagccgggatttgaaccctcgtgaggaaacctgcatacatctgcgaagaaattcaaaggtgtatgtgaagtccccaatccgcattgggctagcgtgaggactatagcccaagccctctcgcgcatgagaggaggcctgtgctcagcagtgggacgtatataggctgaaatgatgatgatgatgatgaataaggCTTTTAATACCGAAAATTGTACATAatctttaaaattataaaaataaaaagtaataaaagtaaaatgtacgccaggcaactattggctcataaataaatttatatttatacccTCGTTACCTCGCACCTCCATTAGGCCACTCAGCAAGCTTAGAATCCTAAACACGTTACTCTGAAAAACTATTATATCTCGATTGTATAAAATgctcatatttaattacacaaacgggtctaccgcgatataatttcattgtttttacctttaattccgacgtttcagccgagttgcaccagctgtggtcacggaaagactgacgtcccagcaaatgtcaacggagatattaataaaacaccactaaactacccgaaattagtttataaaaatgttcggggtagacaaagaaattgcagctacccgttaatgtttaatgtttattgtcccgtttgtgtaattaaatatgtgtacaaaacgagagagtttaaagtgttatattgtataaaatactattatttttCAGAGAGGAAGCGAAAGAGAAAGTACAATACGCTAGCTCGGTGTACAAATGTGAGCTATGCATAATAGGGTTTTATACGCAGCAGCAGGTTGAAGACCACTTCGTGTCCGACCACAGGGCCGTGAGTATTGCCAAATATATCCTcttaaggcccaaggtcctacctatagtacctcttTAGTTCGATGAAATATAAATcgtattcaattggaacagagtcgctttttgctttgtttcgttcaattttccaaCAACGTAAAATCAACTCTAATTCCTACACTGTAGGTTCAAATATCGGTATCAAATTTTGGATGTTTCATTTGTATTCCTGGACCTTAGGAGGATATATATAattccgtataagataaatagtgTCTatgataaaaaaccggacaagggcgagtcggactcgcccaccgagggttccgtactttctAGTATATGTAGCTCGATGTACAATAGTGAGCTGTGTATAATAGGGTTCTATACGCAGCAGCAGGTTGAAGATCATTTCGTGTCCGACCACAAGGCCGTGAGtattgctttttagggttccgtacccaaagggtaaaacgggaccctattactaagacttcgctgcccgtccgtccgtccgtctgtcaccaggctgtatctcacgaaccgtgatagctagagagttgaaattttcacagatgatgtatttctgttgccgctataacaacaaatagtaaaaacagaataaaataaagatttaaatggggctcccatacaacaaacgtgatttttgaccaaagttaagcaacgtcgggagtggtcagtacttggatgggtgaccgtatttttttttgttttttttttgtttttttttttttgcattatggtacggaacccttcgtgcgcgagtccgactcgcacttgcccggttttttagtacGGTCATAgataaatatagtaagaatagagtgctcactccatacaccagtttttttatcaaaacgactattattttcgcagtttatcagtaccgctaccacagaataagtaatagtactaccgtacagaaaggacacttcctagaaaaccgaagtttgacagcggttcggggtcgaatcatgatatccctttcctttctaagtaggtaattatctgtggtcgtgcacgcaatggtacgtcaagttgtgtcaaccctaataattgctcggagcaatgctgagccgaatggagccgagtttgcccgaagtcaggagtgtctccccactggcttaggtacttatttctctatgctATGGTCAGGGGTGCGAacctcctgacttcggccaaactcggctccgctcggctcagcattgctccgagctaTTATTAGGGCTGAAacaacttgacgtccttttgcgtgcacgaccacatatAAGATAagggcttgaattttgacaaccctaaatagccgaaagggatagtgccatatattaaaaacggaAAGCATGATTGGACCCTGAAccactgtcaaacttcggtttagtaggaagtttcctttctgtacggtagtactattatttattctgtgctatggctaacttttatttattttttagaaaCCCGGCTATTCCCCCTGCAAAGTCTGCTACAAATACGTGgaagactccaaactgcaatccCACGTGGAGACACACTACCTGCGCCACATCTGCAAGCTGTGCGGCCACTCGACGCGGCTGGTGGCCGCCATGCAGGCGCACCAGGACACGCACATAGCCAAGCCGTCGGCGCAGCAAGTGGTCATCGGAGGTACCGAGCAGAGAAAGGTGAAGAGAACACTTAATATgtaaatactagcttttgcccgcgacttcgtctgcgtggattagtgacagcagctaaagtaggtatagcgcctggataatgctaatagcaatcattcaattcgcgcattgcttacttcaattattaggcaattcattaattccacccccctttgcactctcttcagggatgatttccgacttAAAAggatcctatgtccttccctggactatctctataccaaatttgaACTAAATCGGTTCGGCgggttaagcgtgaagaggtaacagatagACACACatactttcgcctttataatattagtatggattttaGATGTGTATAAATACagaaatattaggggacatcttacacagatcaacctagccccaaactaagcaaagcctgtactatgggtgctaggcgacggtatacatacttatatacatagaaaacacccatgactcaggaacaaatatttgtgttcatcacacaaataaatgcccttaccgggattcgtacccaggaccatcggcttcacaggcatcactacccactaagccagaccggtcgtcatataatttgtatattaCAGAATCGCAAGAAAAAAGAGCCTCCGTCGAATCCACCCAAGCCAGGCGACCTGCGGAAATTGCTGTCTAAGACCACTATAGAGGGCTACCAGTGTCTCGAGTGTGACATGTTCTTCAAGTAAGCATTCTTAACATCtacctccccccccccccctccccggTCTAAAAGGAGCCCCCATCCAAGCTGACCTGGACTGAAGGGTACCTGGGGAAACTG contains:
- the LOC134677407 gene encoding zinc finger protein 354A-like — its product is MSVMEQEVESGYRVVCCTCLSTDRNLISINGLAPVYQIFRLLMYDFAGDRFDSSLSGMEQIICWECLAMMKKFMKFKRQVHSAQEHIRVLALSGSQETMDHTYMSQSLSSLEVTTKTEYDSIFFDYTTRDEWPQYIAISSAQNVKHERYDVAQAVRENINLEMDGHMLEVPEIVLENPVTGVMSHIVVGTDDMTRIETYRMKGELEELNIETIPSAPKIEAVIISKPVKPKEEKTAAQKMKYFTEFMSETEMLASREEAKEKVQYASSVYKCELCIIGFYTQQQVEDHFVSDHRAKPGYSPCKVCYKYVEDSKLQSHVETHYLRHICKLCGHSTRLVAAMQAHQDTHIAKPSAQQVVIGGTEQRKNRKKKEPPSNPPKPGDLRKLLSKTTIEGYQCLECDMFFKNSRARKNHVARFHREGLQCDHCKKRFVNRTTLATHLRLHEGPLPKEECPICHKMVRVIQLKYHIQRHENKSRYECVDCNKIFSHLATYQAHLKYSRAHASDQVFKFPCPMCNKGYPTKEAMQDHFNYQHLGKTAHKCPVCDKPIASRANVEKHMMRVHGEKKEKPRNHVCQICRKAFTDKKALNQHEVIHSGARPLTCDLCQQSFKQKASLYTHRKRVHKVFPAKKQVEFMAKDQ